The following coding sequences are from one Rutidosis leptorrhynchoides isolate AG116_Rl617_1_P2 chromosome 11, CSIRO_AGI_Rlap_v1, whole genome shotgun sequence window:
- the LOC139875529 gene encoding uncharacterized protein, with product MTRDTIRDHFVHCIGNGASISAWHDAWSDYGPLSIIISNRDILHAGFTREAKLCDIVSQNGWRWPSTWLGKYPGLSNIVPPTLSNASYCIRWRDYSGNLCHFLVGIVWNAIRTRADVIDWYLIVWFPQCIPRHSFLVWLLFGENLKTQDKLKKWEVGPNVVLLCPLCRSEPDTHMHLFFRCTFASRIWKCVKNNVQFSIVGDDWTDFVAAISSFASR from the coding sequence atgacaagagATACTATTCGTGATCATTTTGTTCATTGTATAGGTAATGGTGCTTCTATATCCGCGTGGCACGATGCATGGAGTGATTATGGTCCGTTATCTATAATTATTTCTAACAGGGATATATTGCACGCTGGCTTCACTAGAGAAGCGAAACTATGTGATATTGTGTCACAAAATGGTTGGAGGTGGCCAAGTACATGGCTTGGAAAATATCCAGGTTTGAGTAACATTGTGCCGCCTACCTTATCAAATGCTTCTTACTGTATTCGTTGGCGTGATTATTCGGGTAACCTTTGTCATTTTTTGGTTGGGATTGTTTGGAATGCGATTCGTACTAGAGCAGATGTTATCGATTGGTACCTTATTGTTTGGTTCCCGCAATGTATTCCGAGGCATTCGTTCTTGGTATGGTTGCTTTTTGGTGAGAATCTTAAGACTCAAGATAAGCTAAAAAAATGGGAAGTTGGGCCAAATGTTGTTCTTTTATGTCCTTTATGCAGATCAGAACCTGACACCCATATGCACTTGTTCTTTCGTTGCACATTTGCGTCTAGAATATGGAAGTGTGTTAAGAATAATGTACAGTTCTCAATTGTTGGTGATGATTGGACCGACTTTGTTGCTGCGATCAGCAGCTTTGCTTCACGATGA
- the LOC139875528 gene encoding uncharacterized protein translates to MHTDGACGPEGAWASIVLKSPEGEEYTFALRFSFPITKNEAEYEALLSGMRVAKYLEVKELSVYVDSQLVAKQFNRIFEAHDESMQKYLKLVQELVVDFDLFQITRVSRTLNKKADVLSKLAALTFSHFKKEIWVEEVKVKSIEEDSVSTAVEEEEQSWMTPIVEFLNKGTLPIDSAEVRKIKMKAPKYLLDKGILYRKTFLGPHLWCLNPTQAESIIREVHEGMCTLPSGHKTVASKIMRLGYYWPSMYIDAAEVILKCQSCQLHVPWVEAKLLKTISGKQIRNFVWENIVCQFGIPNEILSDNGTLFEVNPFSYWCQELNIKQTSTLVAHPQANGQCEVTNRDIVLGIKARLGLCRRGWIDELPNVLWAHRTTLKGATNETPFSLYTGPRL, encoded by the exons ATGCACACAGATGGGGCTTGTGGTCCAGAAGGCGCATGGGCAAGCATAGTCCTAAAAAGTCCAGAGGGAGAAGAATATACCTTTGCGCTGCGATTTAGCTTCCCCATCACAAAAAATGAAGCTGAGTATGAAGCATTGTTATCTGGAATGCGGGTAGCAAAATATCTGGAGGTAAAAGAACTGTCAGTATATGTTGATTCGCAGTTAGTTGCAAAACAATTCAACAGAATATTTGAGGCACATGATGAATCAATGCAAAAATATCTAAAACTTGTGCAAGAACTGGTGGTAGACTTTGACTTATTCCAGATAACTCGGGTTTCAAGAACGTTGAACAAAAAAGCGGACGTGCTCAGTAAGTTAGCTGCCTTAACATTCAgccattttaagaaagaaatttgggtTGAGGAAGTTAAGGTAAAATCTATTGAGGAAGACAGTGTATCAACCGCAGTCGAAGAAGAGGAGCAGAGTTGGATGACACCAATAGTAGAATTTCTAAACAAAGGTACATTGCCGATAGATTCAGCTGAAGTAAGAAAAATTAAGATGAAAGCACCAAAGTATTTGTTAGATAAGGGAATTCTATACAGAAAGACTTTTCTGGGACCCCATTTGTGGTGCCTTAATCCAACTCAAGCAGAATCAATCATACGGGAAGTACACGAGGGAATGTGCACATTGCCCTCAGGACACAAAACAGTTGCGTCCAAAATAATGCGGCTCGGATACTACTGGCCGTCAATGTACATAGATGCTGCAGAAGTAATACTCAAATGTCAGTCGTGTCAGCTTCACGTGCCG tggGTAGAAGCCAAACTGCTGAAAACAATTTCAGGCAAGCAAATCCGAAATTTCGTATGGGAGAACATCGTCTGTCAAtttggaataccaaatgaaataCTAAGCGACAATGGTACCCTATTTGAAGTTAATCCATTCAGTTACTGGTGCCAAGAATTGAATATAAAGCAAACATCTACATTAGTCGCACACCCTCAGGCGAATGGTCAATGTGAAGTCACAAATCGGGACATTGTGTTAGGAATCAAAGCAAGGCTTGGATTGTGTCGAAGAGGTTGGATAGATGAACTGCCTAACGTATTATGGGCACACCGCACAACTCTAAAAGGCGCAACTAATGAAACACCTTTCAGCTTGTATACGGGTCCGAGGCTGTAA